The sequence below is a genomic window from Dyadobacter chenwenxiniae.
TAGCAGTGGTTAATATTGTGTTGAAATATGTCATCTTAACCATCCGGAAATGAGAGGATATAAATCCAGGCGTACCGACGACAACTTTCATTTCGGAGGTGTCAAAAATATCTTCTACAAGCATTAATGCAGTTCGCAGGTAGCCTATAAATTGACCTGCCGATTCCCCGTTTCCAAACGATCTTAGGCTATTTACGCCCGACTGTATCGTTAAACTATTAGGCGCATTGGCATTTGAGCTAACGATTTGCTCGAAAATAGTTATGATATTGTTCGTGTCAGTGTTAACAATTGCTGCGCCAGATGCCGCTTTGTTGTTTAGTGTCCACTCCTGTTTTGATGCCCGACTTAACTCCCTTACCAATAATGATACATAAGAATTGCTTAATGTAGTTGCGCCTACACCTACTGTCCAAGAGTCGCCGGTGGTGTTTATAATGCGCGTATTGGATGCTGGTTTAGTCCTTATTCCGGAAATAGAAACGTGCCCTTCAACGTATAGATTAAAGGCTGGAGCGGTCGGGGTGCTTTGTATTGTGGTAGCTACACTCTGAATTACCGTTATGTGAGGCCCATCAAACAAATCTCTTTCCAAACAAATAGGAACCCTGTAAAACCCTTTTTGCCTGTGAACCGAATCTCTTTCGTTACATGTCTCCTTAAACTGCTTGGTTACGCCATCCGTAGTAATGGTAAAATCGGCGCCGCCGGAGTCCTGGACGATATACAAGTAAAGCGCTCGTCCAGTCCAGCTAATTGTTACTTTATCGCCGATTGTGGTTGATTTTCTATGGCTCCCACCCAATGAACCGGCTGCCGATATACTAGCCCATGATCCCGCACCGCTTCCGGCGCTGTTTTGGAAGACCATTGACCCGTTTGAATGTGTAAGTGTATTTACTATCGACATTATTTCTTGACAATTATTTGTGCAATTATTTGTCCGCCGGAATGAGCAGTAGTAGCAATAAAGCCGACTCTAATAAACTGAAAACATCCTGGCAAATAAAAAGCTTTAAATATTTGGGTGGTAACAGCAGCGGGGTCTATTGTTGCCGGGTTAGCGGTAAAAACTGCATCCACTGGTACCAAGTAATATGTAACATTGTCCATGGCTGAAAGAGCTTGAATATAGCATTGAAGCCCCGCCAATGATCCTTTGGTAAAGGATTTTGTGCACAACTCTATTAGTATCCTGTCTGCTTGACTAACATCTACTGATGCGCCGTATTTTACAACACCGTTAATAGGCATATCGCCGGAAGAAATCACTGTGGCTTCAAATGTTTGGACTTCTCTTTTCGACTTAACAAAGATTGTCCCACCTTCTTTAAGAACATTAGAGACATTAAAAGCCGCCGTAAGCTTGGCAAAAATACTGTCCAGGAAATCGATTTTTAATGCCATCGTTAAACGTCTTTATAATCTGGATCAAGTCCTAAAAAATATTCTCCTCGCCCCGGAATCCAGTCGTAAAAAGATTCGTTTCCTTCGTTGTAAGCAAAGTCGGTTGTCACATACACCCTTCGCTTTGCATCACCTGTAAAGTAAGGCACCGCATCAGCATAATTCTGCACTGTAATGTCATCCGAAGGAGTAAACGGGCCTGGCACTAAATACCATTTGCCATTGTAAAACTGTATCAATTCGTCGTAATTGGCGACCGATGTTCCTGCCGTGAAGTTTTCGCCGGCGAAATTGAGTACGCCACCCACTGTAACCTTGTATCGCGACATTTTTTCTCCTTGCTGGCCTATCGTTGCGTCAGCGGTCAATGTCGGCGTGTTAGTAGCGGCATTATACGGGCCTTGATCAAAGTATAGCTGTGAGGCTTGAAGCGAGTAGTATTTGGCTAGATCAACCTGGGTTTTCACTAAGTCCAACCCCATCACCTCAACAACCTTAACCTCTCCCTCCTGAATTACAACTTCGTTATAACCACCAGTGGGCGAACCGCTTCCGTACTTAGGGAAGATAGAGCCGTGAAATACATAATTAGGCGCAGTCTCGAAATAGACGTAGTATTCCGCCGAAACGGGAATATTCAGGATCTGCTCTTTTGTAAATTTTACTTTCAGGTCACGGCCGGTGATTTCTATTGTTGGTGACCCTTTTACTACACGACCGTACCGGATTTCAGCGCGAAGGTCTTCTAAGGCAGGGAACGCAAACCCGTCAGGGAACCGTATAGTGTCCTCCCAAGCTGACTCCCTAAAAACTTCACTACGCCCTAACTCGTACGGTAAGTAATCCATTCGCCTCTTCCTTATGCAAGAAAAGCCTCACCACATTGGAAAGGCTTTGGTTAGCGCCGCATCTACATCGAAGCAGAGTAGCGCCCGGAGCATGCCGGGCCTAACTAACGGCTAAATCTTTATTTCTTTACCTCTATCTGGCTTCGCATCTTGGTAGACATCGTTCCTGTCGGGGTATACGTTACGCGGTAAAAGTTGTATTTGGTCGGCGAAATATCCAATGATCGCTTGTAAGTCGCAGCGTTAGTAACCGTTGCTGAATCCGTTTTTACGAAATTGACGTTATCAAAGCTCCCAAACGTTCTGAGCATCCCCGCCAAAGTGCCTGAAATTCGCGTCAGGTCAACTTTAATCGAAGCCGCAGGCCAATACTGCCCAACGCCAACTTGCTGCGTTTTAGGTGTAGTATTTGTCACTGTGTCCTCTACCGTCGCGTTGTAGGTTGATTTCAAAACGGCAACCTTCTGGGCATACGCGCCGACCGAAAGCAAGGCTAGGCACAAGCACATAATCAATGTCTTCATTTCTCTAATTTTTTGGGTGATACTTTACCTTGTAAAATTAGGGTTTTTTATAATATAACCAAAAAAACTTTAATAAAAAGTATGGTTGATTGGGTAGAAGGCATGTAGCTCTCGCTTTTTTGTTAAAGGAAATTTGGTTATATTTATGCACAGTTTGGGGAAATACTAAATCGGGAAAGGATGAACAAGGAAATTGCCATTAACACCATCATATCGGGGGAGCCAGGCATAGACACCAATCTGATATCAGACGGCTACCACACCTTCGGGGAGTTATACGAACACAGAATCCATTTGTGGATTATACTTTGTAAGATTTACGAATACGAGTGGGCGGCAACTAACAAAAATCCGCAATCGAGTTGCCCCGTATGGAAATCGCAGAAACATAGCGATGGGTCTCACTGGGATGGTTGGTTCATTCTTGGATTAACCGATAATAACGGAAGGCAGATAACCTATCATCTGCCGGAATCTAAATGGGGTGAATGCGCTTTTGCGGTTGAACTTGAAAAATGTCCGGAATTCGACGGGCACACAAGTGCAGATGTATTGCAGCGAATAAAGGAGCTTTTTTAACTCAACCCCACCACCACATCATCATCACTCTCCAATTCTTTGATGTATTCCTGATAGTGCGCCCCCAATGCTTTCATTTCGGAGGATTCTCCCAGGAGCATTAAAGTTGTCATGTAGAAAGGTAGCATTTCCATGTTCAAATCGATAGCCTTCTGAGAGTTGCCCTGATGTCGGCCTCTTTTGTGTACGCTTTTACGCGTGACAAAACCAATCTTTTCCAGGGATGCTATGTGGAAGTTCATTGCTTGAAAGGTCAGCCCTAAAAATCCCTGTATATCAACTTTCCTCTGGCTCCCGAATTGACGGATAAGCCAGAGGATTGTCAAAGAATTTTTGTTCCCTAGAATGCTGTGTATATTCCTGGCTTCTTCGGGGGTAATGCTGAGTTTCATTTGAAATAACGTTGAGCGAACGGTGCGGGTTACTCTTTAACCAACCTCCATTCTGTTAGAATCCTTTTTTCCTTAATTGCCCCGTAGTGCCGGATCTGCCGGGTGGTTGTATGCCCTAGCATGGTTGCAACAACTTCCGGACTAAACCCGAAATCATTCAGGCACATGTTTGTAAATGTTTTTCTCGCTATCTTATTGGTTAGATTTTTATTGATATCAACTTTTTCGGCAATTATTTTAAGGTAATCATTCATCTTTTGCGGCGATATATGCGGTAGCTTATCAACGCCGCCATACTTTGCAATTAAAAACTGGGCGTAATCTGTCAGCGGGAAAGTTGCCTCTACATTCGTCTTTACCCGCCGAATCTTCATAAATTGATGACCGTCGTACTCATAAACGGATTCCTGTCGAACATCCCGATAATCCCCAATGTGCAGGCCCGTGTAGCACATAAACAAGAACGAGTCGGCCACCAGCTGTAAACGTTCACTCCAATCGTACATCTTGATACTCTCTATTTCCCGCGGGTCCAGGCAGGTTATGTCAAGCTCCTTTTTCCATTCCAGGGAAACCCCCGAAAACGGGTTGCTATCAATATGCCCTTCCCTGATTGCATATCTAAAAAGCCCTATGCAGGACTGTACTATTTTATTACAATAATCATTGTGGTAACCCCGGCTTTTGAGCCAAACCCAAAAGCCAGAAACCTCCTTTTTTTGCACCGCGGAAACATCGTAATCTTTGCCCAGGTACTCGGTCAGGTAAGCAAAACATCGTTTGTACCGGTTGGTGGTGACAGTGGACCGCTCTCGTAAAATCAACTCTTCCAGAAACTGTTTACTTAGTTTCGAAATCGAACATCCAACCAGAGATACCCCGTTATAAATGTCTTTGATCTGATCGGCGGAAAGGTGGGTTCCTCTCGCCCTGGCAGAAAGGTAGATTTCCTCCAGCTCTGATTTAATGATGTCGAGCCGCCGGTTAACATCCATCGCGGTCAGTGAGCTGCCTTTTAAGCGCTGTGTCTTGCTGTCCCATTTGTTGGGGTCAACTAATAAGCCGACAGCAAATTCATTCGCTCTGATCATCTTTACCGTGATTCTGCAATTGATCGGGCATAGGCCCGCTTGGTTTGTTCTCGCTCTCCTGATTATGAATCGGGTGCGCATGCGTACTAAAGTTTTAAGAAATTTAATCATCATAGGGGGTTAGGTTAGGTAGTAGAAAGACTACCATAAGTCATTGGCAACCGAAAAACTACCCCCTATATATTAACTTTCTATAAGTGTCTTATATATAACTATTTAAAAACAAAAGCAGGATTAAAAAACCCTGCTGTGTGAACTAATTTTAACTGTTTGTGGAGATGCAGGGAGTCGAACCCTGGTCCAGAACAGGGAAACCCTGCGCCTTCTACATGCTTATCCTCGATTAGGTTGTCGGGCCAGACAAGGTTCGCGGCGGACCCGCGTCATGACCTTAGATACTGGTGTCTCGTTGAATTTCCGTATCACTATTTCAACCAGCGCTGATTTGCGACACCCCGGAGCCCAACCATCAGCACGTAGGTTGGAGGGATGATGGCATTAGCTAAATCCTCCGGATTAGGCTGCCATGGCGTAAGTAGATTCGCCAGTTATTGTTTGAGACCATTATTTACGGGAGGTAATCTCAACTCCCGACATGCTTACACACAGACTTCCAACCCGCTGTCAATTCCAGTCACCCCCATATTTGTTGGCATTTGGACTCCACAAAAGCAGCAAAAAGCTGCCAGGTTAAAGTATCATTGCAAAGTAAAGTACAGCATTTCAAGTTAAAAAGTTCGCAATTTAAAACACTTTTTTCACCAGAACTCCAACTCATCCCGCTAACACGCTAACAATAAACCAATTAAAAAAAATTCCCCACCCCAACCAAACAATCACCGATCCGCGGCGGATTATTGCCCATTCCACGGCGGCCCATTCCCCGTTCCACGGCGGATAATTCACTCATTCACTCATTCACTCATTCACTCATTCACTCATTCACTCATTCACTCATTCACTCATTCACTCATTCCCCGTTCCACGGCGGCTCAGTCAATCATTCAATCATCAAAACTCCCACCGATAACTCAACACAGGAATCAACCCAAGCTGATATTGCGTTACAACATCGTCTTTACGTTTATCAAAATACCGATAAGCCTCATTTTTCGTGCCGGAGACATTTTGCAGATCGATTGCCAAAGTTCTGTTGAATTTAGCTTTGCTTTTTTTCCAATATATCCTCAGATCGGGTCGAAAATAGTCTTTCATTTTTACCGAATAATGACTTCGCGCCTCGTAAAGGGTGGTTTTGAGCGCTTTTGAATATTCCACATCAATCGGCTTGTCCCGAAACCCGCCCAACCAAAGTACTTTCGCATTAACACCCCACAAACTCTCATTCCCCGACCTAAATTCTTTTCCACCGGTAAAACTGAATGTATGCCTTCCGTTGAAGCGTGCCTTGTGCCTTTGACCGAATAAATCGACGTAAGTGGCGTCATACAATGAGCCCGAAACCAGCATGTAATAATCACTGGTCAGAAGCTTTTGAAAACTTGCCTCAACCCCATAATTTCGAGCCTTTCCGTTATTTTTCAAAAATTCATAAGGGATTTCCTCTATCAAATTGACCACCGAATAATTATCGCGCATCCCCTGCCCCACCGGTACGTCAAACAAATGCTGCCAGTAGGCCTCAATTTTCAGGCTGCTATTTTTAGGGAAGGTCTTTTGATAACCTAAAACGATCTGTTGAGACCGTGTTGGGG
It includes:
- a CDS encoding SGNH/GDSL hydrolase family protein, producing the protein MVFQNSAGSGAGSWASISAAGSLGGSHRKSTTIGDKVTISWTGRALYLYIVQDSGGADFTITTDGVTKQFKETCNERDSVHRQKGFYRVPICLERDLFDGPHITVIQSVATTIQSTPTAPAFNLYVEGHVSISGIRTKPASNTRIINTTGDSWTVGVGATTLSNSYVSLLVRELSRASKQEWTLNNKAASGAAIVNTDTNNIITIFEQIVSSNANAPNSLTIQSGVNSLRSFGNGESAGQFIGYLRTALMLVEDIFDTSEMKVVVGTPGFISSHFRMVKMTYFNTILTTASYSQGEYELAVRLVRGLKNQFPWLRIADVYAAMNEDPKLVYPNNDPFDLGLHLNNSGHGVVASPYIESLMS
- a CDS encoding site-specific integrase, with amino-acid sequence MMIKFLKTLVRMRTRFIIRRARTNQAGLCPINCRITVKMIRANEFAVGLLVDPNKWDSKTQRLKGSSLTAMDVNRRLDIIKSELEEIYLSARARGTHLSADQIKDIYNGVSLVGCSISKLSKQFLEELILRERSTVTTNRYKRCFAYLTEYLGKDYDVSAVQKKEVSGFWVWLKSRGYHNDYCNKIVQSCIGLFRYAIREGHIDSNPFSGVSLEWKKELDITCLDPREIESIKMYDWSERLQLVADSFLFMCYTGLHIGDYRDVRQESVYEYDGHQFMKIRRVKTNVEATFPLTDYAQFLIAKYGGVDKLPHISPQKMNDYLKIIAEKVDINKNLTNKIARKTFTNMCLNDFGFSPEVVATMLGHTTTRQIRHYGAIKEKRILTEWRLVKE
- a CDS encoding WDGH domain-containing protein, with the protein product MNKEIAINTIISGEPGIDTNLISDGYHTFGELYEHRIHLWIILCKIYEYEWAATNKNPQSSCPVWKSQKHSDGSHWDGWFILGLTDNNGRQITYHLPESKWGECAFAVELEKCPEFDGHTSADVLQRIKELF
- a CDS encoding MarR family transcriptional regulator; translation: MKLSITPEEARNIHSILGNKNSLTILWLIRQFGSQRKVDIQGFLGLTFQAMNFHIASLEKIGFVTRKSVHKRGRHQGNSQKAIDLNMEMLPFYMTTLMLLGESSEMKALGAHYQEYIKELESDDDVVVGLS